One window of Henckelia pumila isolate YLH828 unplaced genomic scaffold, ASM3356847v2 CTG_525:::fragment_3, whole genome shotgun sequence genomic DNA carries:
- the LOC140873223 gene encoding peroxiredoxin-2B, whose product MAPVAVGDVIPDGTLSYFDEEDQLQSVSIHSLAAGKKVILFAVPGAFTPTCSMKHVPGFIEKSDELKSKGVDEILCISVNDPFVMKAWAKTYPDNKHVKFLADGSGKYTTTLGLELDLSEKGLGIRSRRFALLVDNLKVIVANVESGGEFTVSSADDILQAL is encoded by the exons ATGGCTCCTGTTGCAGTTGGTGACGTCATCCCCGACGGGACACTGTCGTACTTCGACGAAGAGGATCAGCTCCAGAGCGTGTCGATTCATTCCCTCGCCGCCGGTAAGAAGGTCATTCTCTTCGCTGTTCCCGGTGCTTTCACGCCTACTTGCAG CATGAAGCATGTGCCTGGTTTCATCGAGAAATCAGATGAGCTGAAATCGAAGGGTGTTGATGAGATCTTGTGCATCAGTG TGAACGACCCATTCGTCATGAAGGCATGGGCTAAGACTTACCCCGACAACAAGCATGTCAAGTTTCTTGCTGATGGCTCTGGGAAATACACTACTACACTTGGCCTTGAACTCGACCTCTCTGAGAAAGGACTCGGAATCCGGTCGAGGAGGTTCGCCCTATTGGTGGACAACCTCAAAGTTATCGTTGCTAATGTCGAGTCCGGTGGGGAGTTCACCGTCTCTAGTGCTGATGATATACTCCAGGCTCTGTAA
- the LOC140873019 gene encoding rac-like GTP-binding protein ARAC7, producing the protein MSASKFIKCVTVGDGAVGKTCMLICYTSNKFPTDYIPTVFDNFSANVAVDGSIVNLGLWDTAGQEDYSRLRPLSYRGADIFVLAFSLISKASYENVLKKWMPELRRFAPNVPIVLVGTKLDLREDRGYLADHMGSNIITTAQGEELRKQIGAAAYIECSSKTQQNVKAVFDTAIKVVLQPPRRKEMPRKKRHRNNGCSIVRGIVCCGCVA; encoded by the exons ATGAGTGcttcaaagtttatcaaatgtgTGACAGTGGGAGATGGAGCTGTGGGGAAGACTTGCATGCTCATATGTTACACTAGCAACAAGTTTCCTACT GATTATATTCCAACAGTGTTTGACAATTTTAGTGCTAATGTGGCTGTAGATGGCAGCATTGTCAACTTAGGGCTGTGGGATACTGCAG GTCAAGAAGATTACAGCAGGCTGAGGCCACTGAGTTACAGAGGTGCTGACATATTTGTATTAGCTTTCTCTTTAATCAGTAAGGCAAGCTATGAAAATGTCCTCAAGAAG TGGATGCCTGAGCTTCGTCGATTCGCACCAAATGTTCCAATTGTACTTGTTGGAACTAAGTTAG ATCTTCGTGAAGACAGAGGATATCTGGCTGATCACATGGGATCTAATATCATTACAACTGCCCAA GGGGAAGAACTGAGGAAGCAAATTGGTGCTGCGGCTTACATAGAATGCAGCTCGAAGACTCAGCAG AATGTGAAAGCTGTATTTGACACTGCGATTAAGGTTGTGCTCCAACCTCCTCGGAGAAAGGAAATGCCAAGGAAGAAACGTCACCGTAATAATGGTTGCTCGATTGT AAGGGGCATCGTCTGTTGCGGCTGTGTTGCTTAG
- the LOC140873154 gene encoding fluoride export protein 1 isoform X2, with amino-acid sequence MKPSIDVDSESEAVSEAGDIGDRAFHSNRGSESDRNRLSLDVGSENGIVVPIQEEELLQPSGFWSRDPTSLYYSSPISPLAPDIATPLSKESLIQSGDKNDDDKRTLPWLLEYISCLLSLAVFGILGVLARYCLQKLFGQQVVGATSDQSYMYPDLPSNMVGSFLMGWFGVVFKASIFKVSDQLAIGLTTGFLGSLTTFSGWNQKMLDLSVNGEWVFAVLGILIGLLLIAGSLAFGIETAKGFRWFCRYANVKYFFRIFSCTSACTSNRSQCLWTFTMTLALILGLLWGVFGSLERKEFDSGGSDAQLFLACIVGPFGVWIRWWLARFNGRGLGKNGTLKWIPFGTLAANVLAACIMAALATLKKVVKTTTFNTAATGIQFGLLGCLSTVSTFIAEFHAMRQSKQVWRCYAYAAITFLISFVLGTLIYSVPVWTKGYN; translated from the exons ATGAAG CCTTCAATAGATGTTGACAGTGAGAGTGAGGCGGTATCAGAGGCGGGGGATATTGGTGATAGGGCATTTCATAGCAACAGGGGCAGTGAAAGTGACAGGAATCGTTTATCTCTAGATGTCGGGTCAGAAAATGGAATCGTGGTTCCTATTCAAGAGGAAGAGCTTTTGCAGCCTTCTGGGTTCTGGTCTCGTGACCCCACTAGTTTGTATTATTCTTCTCCTATATCTCCATTAGCTCCAGATATCGCAACTCCACTTTCGAAGGAATCATTGATTCAATCTGGAGATAAAAATGAC GATGACAAGAGAACATTGCCATGGTTGTTGGAGTACATCTCATGTTTGCTATCTCTTGCTGTCTTTGGAATTCTTGGG GTTCTAGCTAGATACTGTCTTCAAAAACTATTTGGACAGCAGGTAGTTGGCGCTACAAGTGATCAGAGCTACATGTACCCAGATCTTCCCTCAAACATG GTTGGTTCATTCTTGATGGGCTGGTTTGGTGTTGTGTTCAAAGCAAGTATTTTCAAAGTTTCAGATCAACTGGCAATTGGGTTGACAACAGGCTTTCTAGGAAGTTTAACAACATTCAGTGGTTGGAATCAAAAGATGCTTGACCTTAGTGTCAATGGTGAATGGGTCTTTGCTGTGCTCGGGATTCTTATAG GCTTGCTTCTGATAGCTGGCTCACTTGCTTTCGGCATTGAGACTGCCAAAGGGTTCAGATGGTTTTGCAGATATGCAAATGTTAAATACTTCTTTCGCATCTTCTCGTGCACAAGTGCTTGTACTTCTAACAGGTCCCAGTGTCTCTGGACATTTACGATGACGCTAGCATTGATCCTAGGCCTGCTATGGGGTGTGTTTGGAAGTTTGGAAAGGAAAGAGTTTGATTCAGGTGGTAGTGACGCTCAACTGTTTTTAGCTTGTATTGTTGGACCTTTTGgagtctggatcaggtggtggtTAGCTCGTTTCAATGGGCGTGGCCTAGGTAAAAATGGCACATTAAAATGGATTCCCTTTGGGACCCTTGCTGCAAATGTTCTTGCAGCCTGTATAATGGCTGCATTGGCCACACTCAAGAAAGTG GTGAAAACCACAACCTTCAACACTGCAGCAACAGGCATCCAATTTGGGCTACTCGGTTGTCTGAGTACAGTTTCAACCTTCATTGCTGAATTTCATGCAATGAGACAAAGCAAGCAAGTTTGGAGGTGTTATGCTTATGCCGCAATTACATTCCTCATCTCCTTCGTGTTGGGAACTCTAATATATTCGGTACCCGTTTGGACCAAGGGATACAACTAG
- the LOC140873154 gene encoding fluoride export protein 1 isoform X1, protein MDQKNLEFEPRRSASFDLVRAASFPRRLSLSQSFHFQPSIDVDSESEAVSEAGDIGDRAFHSNRGSESDRNRLSLDVGSENGIVVPIQEEELLQPSGFWSRDPTSLYYSSPISPLAPDIATPLSKESLIQSGDKNDDDKRTLPWLLEYISCLLSLAVFGILGVLARYCLQKLFGQQVVGATSDQSYMYPDLPSNMVGSFLMGWFGVVFKASIFKVSDQLAIGLTTGFLGSLTTFSGWNQKMLDLSVNGEWVFAVLGILIGLLLIAGSLAFGIETAKGFRWFCRYANVKYFFRIFSCTSACTSNRSQCLWTFTMTLALILGLLWGVFGSLERKEFDSGGSDAQLFLACIVGPFGVWIRWWLARFNGRGLGKNGTLKWIPFGTLAANVLAACIMAALATLKKVVKTTTFNTAATGIQFGLLGCLSTVSTFIAEFHAMRQSKQVWRCYAYAAITFLISFVLGTLIYSVPVWTKGYN, encoded by the exons ATGGATCAAAAGAATCTTGAATTTGAACCTAGAAGAAGTGCTTCATTTGATCTTGTAAGAGCTGCCAGTTTCCCGAGGCGCTTGTCATTGAGTCAATCATTTCATTTTCAGCCTTCAATAGATGTTGACAGTGAGAGTGAGGCGGTATCAGAGGCGGGGGATATTGGTGATAGGGCATTTCATAGCAACAGGGGCAGTGAAAGTGACAGGAATCGTTTATCTCTAGATGTCGGGTCAGAAAATGGAATCGTGGTTCCTATTCAAGAGGAAGAGCTTTTGCAGCCTTCTGGGTTCTGGTCTCGTGACCCCACTAGTTTGTATTATTCTTCTCCTATATCTCCATTAGCTCCAGATATCGCAACTCCACTTTCGAAGGAATCATTGATTCAATCTGGAGATAAAAATGAC GATGACAAGAGAACATTGCCATGGTTGTTGGAGTACATCTCATGTTTGCTATCTCTTGCTGTCTTTGGAATTCTTGGG GTTCTAGCTAGATACTGTCTTCAAAAACTATTTGGACAGCAGGTAGTTGGCGCTACAAGTGATCAGAGCTACATGTACCCAGATCTTCCCTCAAACATG GTTGGTTCATTCTTGATGGGCTGGTTTGGTGTTGTGTTCAAAGCAAGTATTTTCAAAGTTTCAGATCAACTGGCAATTGGGTTGACAACAGGCTTTCTAGGAAGTTTAACAACATTCAGTGGTTGGAATCAAAAGATGCTTGACCTTAGTGTCAATGGTGAATGGGTCTTTGCTGTGCTCGGGATTCTTATAG GCTTGCTTCTGATAGCTGGCTCACTTGCTTTCGGCATTGAGACTGCCAAAGGGTTCAGATGGTTTTGCAGATATGCAAATGTTAAATACTTCTTTCGCATCTTCTCGTGCACAAGTGCTTGTACTTCTAACAGGTCCCAGTGTCTCTGGACATTTACGATGACGCTAGCATTGATCCTAGGCCTGCTATGGGGTGTGTTTGGAAGTTTGGAAAGGAAAGAGTTTGATTCAGGTGGTAGTGACGCTCAACTGTTTTTAGCTTGTATTGTTGGACCTTTTGgagtctggatcaggtggtggtTAGCTCGTTTCAATGGGCGTGGCCTAGGTAAAAATGGCACATTAAAATGGATTCCCTTTGGGACCCTTGCTGCAAATGTTCTTGCAGCCTGTATAATGGCTGCATTGGCCACACTCAAGAAAGTG GTGAAAACCACAACCTTCAACACTGCAGCAACAGGCATCCAATTTGGGCTACTCGGTTGTCTGAGTACAGTTTCAACCTTCATTGCTGAATTTCATGCAATGAGACAAAGCAAGCAAGTTTGGAGGTGTTATGCTTATGCCGCAATTACATTCCTCATCTCCTTCGTGTTGGGAACTCTAATATATTCGGTACCCGTTTGGACCAAGGGATACAACTAG